GCTCTACACCAACAAACTGCCGGTCACTGCCGTGCATGTGCTCAATGAAGACGTACTGCCGTTCTTTGAAGAACATGACGCCCGGATCAGCACCATCCTCTCGGATAATGGCAGGGAGTTCTGCGGCAGGCCGGACAATCATCCCTACGAGCTGTTCCTACAGCTTGAAGAGATCGAGCACCGCACCACCAAGGTCAGACGTCCGCAGAGCAATGGCTTTGTCGAACGGCTGCACAGAACCTTGCTTGACGAACACTTCCGGGTAATGGGCCGCACCAAGTGGTACGAGTCGTTGGACGAGATGCAGACCGATCTGGACACCTATCTCAAGACTTACAACTACGACCGCCCACACCAAGGCAGAAACATGCTTGGCAGGACGCCATACACGGTTTTCATAGACGGCTTGCCAAAGAACGACGATTCAGATACTGAGGACTACAAACTGGCAGCGTAAATCACGACCCATTCAAGGGCACTGTCAGGTGAATACTATCTCTGTACAGTAGATGCTTTTCCAACTCGCTGCCGACACGGAAACCTATGGCCGTTCTTTGGTATTACCAATTGAAAGAATCTTTCAATTGAAAGAAACTTTACACACCCTGTGGATAACTAAAAACCCGCCTTTGGGGCGGGTTTTTAAGGTGCGGCTTTATAGGGTTGTTGGGGGTTCCGCTGTCGCATGGGACTCCTCTGTGTGTAAGGTTTCAGCCTGTGTAGCGCTATTTACTCTGCCTGTCCAGCGGTTTTTACTCCAGCCCGGATTTTGTGCACAGTGCCACCCCAAACCGTGCCGGCCCTTTAAGCCTTCCCTTGTCACGGGAAGGCTTAAAGGGGATATCGCACCAGCACGTTAACGCACCTCCAGCATTTCCGCCTCCCCTTCACTGCGAAGCTGCGGGTTGTACATCGGCCAGATGGCAACAGGCAGTGCAGTTACCTTCCCTTTCAGCTCCGGGCGGATGACGTAGCGGAACTGATGGCTGCCGGCAGGCAGCGCCTGGATGAACCAGGCCAGATAGGTATCGCGTTGCTCCCGATGGTCGTACCAGCCACGGTAGTATGATTCAGCGGCATAGCGGGGGTCCAGTTCGGCAGGGCGCAACTCGAAACCGGCCGGTAGATAATCTTCCAGGATGACATACTCCTGAACCGTGTCGCTCTGCACCTCAACCCGCACCTCAAGATCATCACCCGGCTGCACTGCTTCACCGGCCTTTAACGGCAGGTATTCGTGGCGCCATCTGCCGTTGTCGTTGACTGATTGTATCCGGTAGTAGCTCCGCTTCAGCCCAAGCCGGCTGTTTTTGACAGGCTGGTCAAGGGGGACGCGGTACGCAAGGGTTGCGCCAAGCCAAGCGATGCCGCTATCGCCGCTTTTTTCCAGCACAAGGCTGTTACCTCCTTTTTGAGCCGGCAACGTCAGGCCAGCCGTGCCGTCTACCAGTCTCCCCTTTTCCACCCGGTAGCTCTGGGCCGCTGCCCCGTTTACCGTCAGGCGGGCGGTGTAGTTTGCGTCAAGCTGGCCGGTTGCGGCGACAAAGTCTGCCAGGGCCAGCACACCGGCGGCAGAGGCCGCTGTGGTGCGCCACCAGCCATCCTGCTGGTTACGCGCAAGATAGCGGGCCAGCCGAGGAAGAGCCGGATCATCGGGCAGAATCCTGCTTAATGCGGAAAGCAGGGCTGCGCTGCCTTCAATGGATGATCGGCCAAGACGCCAGCCATCCTCCGGTTCCGGGAGCCAGGCCGCCTCGCTGTCCCGTGCAAGCCGCTTTGTCAGCTTCTGCAGAAGTGCCGCAGCCGCGGCTTTTTGTCCACGGTTTGCCAGGGCATCGGCAACAGCGATACGGGCTGTGGCCGTCAATGTATCTTCTTGCGCCAGAAGCGCTGCCTCCACCTTCGGGTCGGTGCCGCCATGGGCGGTCAGGGCGCGGTACAAAAAGGCGGCCTGTTCAGGTTCGGCCTGTTTCAACTGCTCCGTCAGCGCCTCTTTGCCACGCTCCAGCATCCCTTGTTCCGGCACGACCCCGGCAGCCATTGCCTTTGCCAGCCCCTGCATCACCAGGGCGGTCAGGTAGCGGTCGCTGCTGCCATTTTTCCACCAGCCCCAGCCACCGTCTTCCTGCTGCATCTCTGCAAGCTGCTTCAGACCCTGGCTAATAATGACTGGCAGCTTCTCTTTGATGGATGCGGGGAAACGCTCTGAATCGTCTTTGAGCAGATTCATGGCGTAGGCGGCAGGGACAAAGCGGGCAATGGTCTGCTCGGTGCAGCCGTAGGGGAAGCTGATCAGCCGCGACAGGGCCGGTACCAGGTTGCCGGCAATGGCGGGGGCGAAGCTGATCCTGAGTATGCCGCTTTCAGGCTCCGCCGGGCCGGGCAGGAGCAGTTCCGCCTGCTGACGCCCGCTGGCCAGTGAAATGGCCGTGGCCTGTTCACGCTTGAGGGAGCGGGGTAACACCGGGAATTCCACCTCCATGCTGTCTTTCCCCTCACTGCCCAGTGCGGAAAGCTGCAAGGTTGCCGGACCAGCTTTCTCAGCCGCTACCAGCACCTCTTTTTTCAGCGCTCCGTTGGCAGGGAGCGTGCCGGTAAAGCCGGTCTCCCCCAAAAGCGTCAGACCGGTTGCGGTAAACCGCCCCTGCACCTGCTGCTCCTGTGCTGCGGCATCGTTGAGTATCCCCGGTATCTCCAGCCTGTCTCCCGCCAGCATGAAGCGGGGCACGGCCAGCCGGGCCATGAACGGCAGACGGCTGATGAAGCTGGCCTGGGCAGAGCCGAAAAAGCTGTCCGCTGTATGCCCGACAGCGGTTGCCCGCCATCTGGTCAGGTTGTCCGGCAGCTCAGCCTCTGCACTTACCACCCCGTGATCATTGGTTGCAAGCAGGGGAAACCAGGCAGCGGTATCCTTGAACAGCTTGCGCACCTTGATCCCGTGCAGATCATCGTTACCGGCCAGCCGGGCCAGATCCTTTGCTGCTCCGCCAAGGTACATCCGCGGGAAGGAGTAGATGGTCTGCACCAGATGATCGCGGCGGCCACGGAAAAAACGGTAGATCTCTTCGCGGATCTCAGGGGCTACGGCAAAGATGGCTTCGTCAACAACGGCAAGCGACAGCTCAGCCTGCACCGGTTTCCCCTCTGCCTCTGCCTGTACGCTGATCTTTGCCCGGTCCCCCGGCGCATAGCTCTCTTTTTCAGGGATTACGGTCAGCTTTAACCTGCCCGGCTGATGCTCCACCTTCAAGAGCCCCTGCTGGTGGAAGAAGCGGCCAGCGGCCACCATGCTGATTGAGACATGGATATTGGGGGCCAGCTCTTCGGTAACCGGAATCTCGATTACCTGCACCGCCTGATTGACCGGAATCGTCCGGCTCTGGTGGATTCTGCGCCCCTCCAGGGTGAAGAGCAGCGTCCCCCCCTGGGCCGGTGTGCGCAGGATCAGCCGGGCGGTTTCACCGATCCGGTAGCTCTTTTTGTCAAACTCCGCCTCAAGCTCGCGGTAGCCGCTTGCCCATCCTTCCCCCTGCTGCCAGACCCAGGCGCCGGTTTCGGCAACACTGCGCCGTTTGGCATCATCAAAGGTCTCGGCCAGCAGACGGTAATAGCCCGGCTTCGGGAAGCCGTAGGCAAAACGGGCCACGCCCCCGTTACCGGTGCGCCCTTCCAGGGTCGTGATCCTGTTCCAGCCAAACGTTTTACTCTTTTTGTCGTACTGCTGCTGCTCAACCAGCACGGTGACCGCACGGTTTGGCTGCTGCTCCCCCTGCCATGTCTGCACCGTGGCTGCAAAACCCGCCTGCTGGTTCGGCTTCAGCAGGTACTGCTCGCTTTTGAGGCTGACAGCCATCTGCGACGGCACAACCGTTACCCTGGTCGAAGCTGAGACCTGACGGCCGGAAAGATCGGTTACCTCGGCCTCAATGCTGTAGAAAAGCGGCTTTTCATGGCTTCCGGCAGGCACGGTGAAGACGGCCTCCCCGGCCTGGTCAAGCAGGGCTTCCCCTTCCCCCAGAAACTCATTGTAGCCGCCAAACTGCTGCTCCTCCCCAAAGCTGCCGCCCCCCTGCTCATCCCGTTGCCAGGGCTGGCTGTAGACCCGCCAGACCAGCTTACCGCCTGCCGCCGGAGCGCCAAAGTAATAGCGGGCAGCAAGCGCAAGCGGTATCTGCTCACCGGGCAGCACAAACTGCTTATCCGAGGAGAGCTTCACCTCGAACTCCGGTTTGCGGTACTCCAGAACCTGGAAACTGCCCTGCCAGGCACCGCCGTCAGCAGTGGCGACAATGCTGTAATGCCCAAGAGCCGCCCCCTGCGGCAGGGTAAACCGTCCGCTGAAAGAACCGCTGGCAGAGCTGGTGACGCTCTCTTCAAACAGTGCCGTATCGTGGGGATCAGCAACCCTGATCGCCACCTTTGTTACGGCAGGCAGCCGGTAGTCATCACCAGCGTGCTGACGCAGCACCCCTTTGTAAAAAACGGTCTGGCCGGGACGGTAGGCAGTGCGCTCTGTGTAGAGATACCCCTTCAGGTCAGCGGTTTTCCGCTCTGCGGCAGACTCTGAAGCGGCCAGGGGCAGGATCGCCAGGCTGTTGCCATGCTGCCCCACGACCCGGCTGCCTGACCGCGTAACATTCCAGTCGGCAGTGCCGTTCGTATCGGTGGTGACAACCTGGTGCCCCTTGTCCCCCGACAACCGTACCCCGGCAAGGGGTTTGCCGCTTTTTATGTCAACCGCCTGGATAAAGGTGGTGTCCGGCGCCGATTTGGCCACCAGCGCCAGATTTGTGGCGACAACAGCGGCTTTTGCCGTGGCCTGCCCGCTGTGCAGATGCAGCAGATAGACACCGGCAGGCAGGGGCGGCAGTTTGAAGCGGGCCTGGCTGCGGTGCCGGTTTTTAGTTTTTTTAAGGGTGACCTTAAAGGTTTGCACTGATTTCAGCCCTGCACTCTCAAGCGCTTCCGGTTTGCTGAAATCAATCTCCCCCCGTATCACCCGCTCTGCCGGAATCTGAAAAATGGTGGCTTGCACCTGTTCGGTCCAGAGGCCGTTGGCCCGGAGTGTGACCTCCTTGTCGGCCAGGATGGTGTCGCCGTACAGCTCAAGCTGCAGTTCAGGGGGGGCAGGGGTTGCATCCAGCGTCAGGTTCCCTTTTTCACCTTCGGCAAGAGTGATGCGCTTTTCTGCCCGCATCAGCCGCTCATCAGCAAACGAGACGGTATAATCGCCAGGGGGCAGCCCCCCCAGGGTCAGGCTGCTGTTCTCCTTAAACCGCTCCATCCGCCAGACGCTTTTACCGCTGAGAGTAACCTGAGCACCTCGCAATGAGCTGATATGGCGGTTGGGGAGAAGTTTCCCGGCAACCTCGAGCGAGGCGGCGCGGCGGATAATCAGATTCCCCATCTGCAACTGTTTACCTGGCGCAGGCTGGGGATACTGGGATTTTTCAAACACAAAGCCGGGCTGCTCAAGGTTCAGGTCATGGCCGCCGCTCTCAACATCCTCAAAGGTAAAAACCCCGTTCTTATCGGTAACAGCGCTGAAAAACCGGTCCAGCGTCAGCTTGAAACCGCTGTGCGCCGTGCCGGCGGCATCGGTCAGTCTGCCGGAAAGGGTCGCCCCTTTGCGCAGCCAGACGGTCGTACCCTGCTTCGGCTGCTCATTCAGGTAA
The window above is part of the Trichlorobacter ammonificans genome. Proteins encoded here:
- a CDS encoding MG2 domain-containing protein is translated as MRRLLAALSLVSLSLLFCPPLHAAKAAAPAYKVQVQVLSADSNQPVAGAEIRFMEGDERPRQRMAVRTDAGGNAAVTLPRGAYQFLVVSKGLGTSRNYLYLNEQPKQGTTVWLRKGATLSGRLTDAAGTAHSGFKLTLDRFFSAVTDKNGVFTFEDVESGGHDLNLEQPGFVFEKSQYPQPAPGKQLQMGNLIIRRAASLEVAGKLLPNRHISSLRGAQVTLSGKSVWRMERFKENSSLTLGGLPPGDYTVSFADERLMRAEKRITLAEGEKGNLTLDATPAPPELQLELYGDTILADKEVTLRANGLWTEQVQATIFQIPAERVIRGEIDFSKPEALESAGLKSVQTFKVTLKKTKNRHRSQARFKLPPLPAGVYLLHLHSGQATAKAAVVATNLALVAKSAPDTTFIQAVDIKSGKPLAGVRLSGDKGHQVVTTDTNGTADWNVTRSGSRVVGQHGNSLAILPLAASESAAERKTADLKGYLYTERTAYRPGQTVFYKGVLRQHAGDDYRLPAVTKVAIRVADPHDTALFEESVTSSASGSFSGRFTLPQGAALGHYSIVATADGGAWQGSFQVLEYRKPEFEVKLSSDKQFVLPGEQIPLALAARYYFGAPAAGGKLVWRVYSQPWQRDEQGGGSFGEEQQFGGYNEFLGEGEALLDQAGEAVFTVPAGSHEKPLFYSIEAEVTDLSGRQVSASTRVTVVPSQMAVSLKSEQYLLKPNQQAGFAATVQTWQGEQQPNRAVTVLVEQQQYDKKSKTFGWNRITTLEGRTGNGGVARFAYGFPKPGYYRLLAETFDDAKRRSVAETGAWVWQQGEGWASGYRELEAEFDKKSYRIGETARLILRTPAQGGTLLFTLEGRRIHQSRTIPVNQAVQVIEIPVTEELAPNIHVSISMVAAGRFFHQQGLLKVEHQPGRLKLTVIPEKESYAPGDRAKISVQAEAEGKPVQAELSLAVVDEAIFAVAPEIREEIYRFFRGRRDHLVQTIYSFPRMYLGGAAKDLARLAGNDDLHGIKVRKLFKDTAAWFPLLATNDHGVVSAEAELPDNLTRWRATAVGHTADSFFGSAQASFISRLPFMARLAVPRFMLAGDRLEIPGILNDAAAQEQQVQGRFTATGLTLLGETGFTGTLPANGALKKEVLVAAEKAGPATLQLSALGSEGKDSMEVEFPVLPRSLKREQATAISLASGRQQAELLLPGPAEPESGILRISFAPAIAGNLVPALSRLISFPYGCTEQTIARFVPAAYAMNLLKDDSERFPASIKEKLPVIISQGLKQLAEMQQEDGGWGWWKNGSSDRYLTALVMQGLAKAMAAGVVPEQGMLERGKEALTEQLKQAEPEQAAFLYRALTAHGGTDPKVEAALLAQEDTLTATARIAVADALANRGQKAAAAALLQKLTKRLARDSEAAWLPEPEDGWRLGRSSIEGSAALLSALSRILPDDPALPRLARYLARNQQDGWWRTTAASAAGVLALADFVAATGQLDANYTARLTVNGAAAQSYRVEKGRLVDGTAGLTLPAQKGGNSLVLEKSGDSGIAWLGATLAYRVPLDQPVKNSRLGLKRSYYRIQSVNDNGRWRHEYLPLKAGEAVQPGDDLEVRVEVQSDTVQEYVILEDYLPAGFELRPAELDPRYAAESYYRGWYDHREQRDTYLAWFIQALPAGSHQFRYVIRPELKGKVTALPVAIWPMYNPQLRSEGEAEMLEVR